In Synechococcus sp. KORDI-52, one genomic interval encodes:
- the fabF gene encoding beta-ketoacyl-ACP synthase II, with product MVDGLHRVVITGLGAVTPIGNTVQDYWNGLISGSNGVEAITLFDASEHACRFGAEVKDFDPSGFIEPKEAKRWDRFCKFGVVAAKQAVAHAGLEISDSNADRIGTIIGSGVGGLLMMETQAHVLEGRGPGRVSPFTVPMMIPNMATGLAAIALGTKGPSSAVATACAAGSNAVGDAFRILQLGKADAMVCGGAESCITPLGVAAFASAKALSFRNDDPAKASRPFDKDRDGFVIGEGAGVLVLETLEHAQARGATILGEVVGYGMTCDAHHITSPTPGGVGGAEAMRLALADGGIDPSEIDYVNAHGTSTPANDKNETSAIKSALGERALQIPVSSTKSMTGHLLGGSGGIEAVACVLALQHGVVPPTINHTTPDPDCDLDVVPNEARDQTLGTVLSNSFGFGGHNVCLAFKRAS from the coding sequence ATGGTGGATGGTCTCCATCGCGTCGTCATCACAGGCCTCGGCGCGGTTACACCGATCGGCAACACGGTTCAGGATTACTGGAACGGCCTCATCTCCGGCAGCAACGGAGTCGAAGCCATCACCCTGTTCGATGCATCCGAGCACGCCTGTCGCTTTGGAGCCGAGGTGAAGGATTTTGATCCCTCCGGTTTCATCGAACCGAAGGAAGCCAAGCGTTGGGATCGATTCTGCAAATTCGGTGTGGTGGCAGCCAAACAGGCTGTGGCCCATGCCGGGCTTGAGATCAGCGATTCGAACGCAGATCGGATCGGCACGATCATCGGCTCCGGCGTTGGCGGCCTGTTGATGATGGAAACGCAGGCCCATGTGCTTGAGGGCCGTGGTCCTGGGCGGGTGAGCCCGTTCACGGTGCCGATGATGATTCCCAACATGGCCACGGGGCTGGCGGCCATCGCCCTTGGCACCAAGGGCCCCAGCTCAGCCGTCGCCACTGCCTGCGCCGCCGGCTCCAATGCTGTTGGCGATGCGTTTCGAATCCTGCAACTGGGCAAGGCCGACGCAATGGTGTGTGGTGGGGCCGAGTCCTGCATCACTCCCCTGGGTGTGGCAGCGTTCGCCAGCGCCAAGGCCCTGTCTTTCCGTAACGACGACCCGGCTAAGGCCAGCCGTCCGTTCGACAAAGATCGCGATGGCTTTGTGATCGGTGAAGGGGCCGGCGTGCTGGTGCTCGAAACCCTCGAGCACGCCCAGGCCCGTGGCGCCACGATCCTTGGCGAAGTGGTGGGCTACGGCATGACCTGCGACGCACACCACATCACCTCCCCCACGCCGGGTGGGGTCGGTGGTGCCGAAGCGATGCGCCTCGCCCTGGCCGATGGTGGGATTGATCCGTCCGAGATCGATTACGTCAACGCCCACGGCACCAGCACCCCTGCGAACGACAAAAACGAAACCTCGGCCATCAAAAGTGCCCTGGGTGAACGTGCGCTGCAGATTCCGGTGAGCTCCACCAAATCGATGACCGGTCACCTGCTGGGCGGTTCTGGTGGCATCGAGGCCGTGGCCTGCGTGCTGGCGCTGCAACACGGCGTCGTGCCCCCCACGATCAACCACACCACGCCAGATCCGGACTGTGATCTGGATGTCGTGCCGAACGAGGCGCGGGACCAGACACTGGGAACCGTCTTGTCGAACTCCTTTGGCTTCGGCGGCCACAACGTCTGCCTGGCTTTCAAACGCGCCAGCTGA